In one window of Gossypium hirsutum isolate 1008001.06 chromosome A01, Gossypium_hirsutum_v2.1, whole genome shotgun sequence DNA:
- the LOC107917736 gene encoding UBP1-associated protein 2C — protein sequence MQYMDPTKKRKLDENGTVSALSEPDPITKLTPQDGRKLIERFTVDQLLDILQDAVCRHVDVLSAVRSIADQDPSQRKLFIRGLGWDTTTDGLRSLFSVYGELEEAVVILDKTTGKSKGYGFVTFKHVDGALLALKEPSKKIDGRVTVTQLAAAGNSATNSNPVDIHMRKIYVANVPYDMPADKLLGHFAQYGEIEEGPLGFDKQTGKSRGFALFVYKTAEGAQAALAEPVKNIDGRQMNCKLAIEGKKGKQGQDGMMQSGGGVPGNAEMGMGGHGGGYGGPGGYGGFSGGMQGPPGPMGHPHPLNSSGVGVGALSGNGGVAAGGYSGLGGPYGGYGGPGSTGYGGPGSAGYGGPGSTVYGGLSGAGAGGGLGAASGGSSLYRMPPSSAGMPTGGYPETAHYSLSSSAAFPSQLHQGAGTSPAPRVPPGAMYPNGPPFY from the coding sequence ATGCAATACATGGATCCAACTAAGAAACGCAAGTTAGATGAAAACGGTACTGTTTCAGCGCTGTCGGAACCTGACCCTATCACCAAACTAACCCCACAAGATGGCCGCAAACTTATTGAGCGATTCACCGTCGACCAACTCCTCGACATCCTCCAAGACGCCGTTTGTCGTCACGTCGACGTTCTGTCAGCCGTTCGATCTATTGCCGATCAAGATCCGTCTCAACGGAAGCTCTTCATACGTGGGTTGGGTTGGGATACCACAACTGATGGCCTTCGTTCACTCTTTTCGGTCTATGGAGAACTCGAAGAAGCGGTTGTTATCCTCGACAAGACTACCGGGAAATCGAAAGGGTATGGATTCGTTACGTTTAAGCACGTAGATGGTGCTTTGCTTGCTCTTAAAGAACCCAGTAAGAAAATCGACGGGAGAGTCACCGTGACACAGCTGGCGGCGGCGGGGAATTCGGCGACGAATAGTAACCCGGTGGATATTCATATGAGGAAGATTTATGTAGCCAATGTACCGTATGATATGCCGGCGGATAAGTTATTGGGCCATTTTGCTCAGTATGGGGAAATAGAAGAGGGGCCCTTGGGGTTCGATAAGCAGACGGGGAAATCAAGGGGTTTTGCACTTTTCGTTTATAAGACAGCAGAAGGGGCTCAGGCAGCGTTAGCGGAGCCTGTAAAGAACATTGATGGGAGACAAATGAATTGTAAGCTGGCTATTGAAGGGAAAAAAGGGAAGCAAGGACAAGACGGGATGATGCAAAGTGGCGGTGGGGTTCCGGGAAACGCAGAGATGGGAATGGGAGGACATGGTGGAGGATATGGTGGGCCGGGTGGTTACGGTGGGTTTTCAGGTGGGATGCAAGGGCCGCCTGGTCCCATGGGTCATCCtcatcccttgaattcatcaggAGTTGGAGTGGGCGCTTTGAGTGGAAATGGCGGTGTTGCTGCTGGGGGTTATTCTGGACTTGGTGGGCCGTATGGTGGGTACGGTGGACCAGGTTCAACTGGCTATGGTGGACCAGGATCAGCTGGTTATGGCGGACCAGGTTCAACTGTTTATGGTGGGTTGAGTGGTGCTGGTGCAGGGGGTGGGTTGGGTGCTGCAAGTGGAGGGTCTTCATTGTATAGAATGCCGCCGAGTTCTGCTGGGATGCCAACTGGTGGCTATCCAGAGACTGCTCATTATAGCTTGTCTTCCTCGGCTGCTTTCCCTAGTCAGCTTCACCAAGGGGCCGGGACATCCCCTGCGCCAAGAGTTCCACCCGGTGCAATGTATCCCAATGGGCCACCGTTCTACTGA